One Echinicola strongylocentroti DNA window includes the following coding sequences:
- the recN gene encoding DNA repair protein RecN, with protein sequence MLKNLSITNYALIETLEMGPSPALNMITGETGAGKSIMLGAIGLLLGNRADTKALFDDEKKCIIEGVFEIGNYGLESYFLTEDLDYEAQCIIRREITPSGKSRAFVNDTPVKLDILKSLGKSLMDIHSQHDTLLLAAGEYQLSLIDAFANTQAVKESYLTAFKAYKKLKKAYEKLLHEARELRKEADFNQFQLEELSALQLQDGEQETLENDQEVLDNAEEIKSKINENLQLLQGDEIGVSTLLMQINQGFQQLTKYSNRFNELRERFDSVCIEVNDIAATLEDEDSKVEVDFDKLEEIRERLSKIYQLQKKHGVQTVEELMTLEKELADKAFQIGNLDEELEQLKSDTENAWQTLTKAAEQLSQKRQKSFAGFAKEITGLLVHLGMENATIEISHRKVDPIATGMDEVEILFTANKGVKPQPIRQVASGGEFSRLMFAIKYIMADKVALPTLIFDEIDTGISGEVALQMVKMMQEIAKRHQVICISHLPQVAAKGDKHYFVYKDNSAAKTMSKIRALDQEERITEIAKMIAGANPSESAVQSAMDLLR encoded by the coding sequence ATGCTAAAAAATCTGAGCATCACTAACTATGCGCTGATCGAAACGCTGGAAATGGGACCTTCCCCTGCGCTGAACATGATTACTGGAGAAACCGGAGCTGGTAAATCCATCATGCTAGGCGCTATTGGGTTACTCCTTGGAAACAGGGCGGATACCAAAGCACTTTTCGATGACGAAAAAAAATGCATTATTGAAGGGGTGTTCGAAATCGGTAATTATGGCCTCGAAAGCTACTTCCTGACTGAAGACCTAGACTATGAAGCACAATGCATCATTCGCAGGGAAATCACCCCTTCGGGAAAATCAAGGGCCTTTGTCAATGACACTCCCGTAAAGCTGGATATTCTCAAATCCCTGGGCAAGTCATTGATGGACATTCATTCCCAGCATGACACCCTACTATTGGCCGCTGGCGAGTACCAGCTGAGCCTGATTGATGCTTTTGCCAATACCCAAGCGGTAAAAGAAAGCTATTTGACAGCCTTCAAAGCCTATAAAAAATTAAAGAAAGCGTACGAAAAGCTACTTCATGAAGCAAGGGAATTACGTAAAGAAGCCGATTTCAATCAGTTTCAGCTAGAGGAACTCTCCGCGCTGCAACTTCAGGATGGAGAACAGGAAACACTGGAAAACGATCAGGAAGTATTGGACAATGCCGAGGAAATCAAGTCCAAAATCAACGAAAACCTCCAATTGCTCCAAGGTGATGAGATAGGAGTCTCCACCCTACTAATGCAGATCAACCAAGGATTTCAGCAACTGACCAAGTACAGTAACCGCTTTAATGAGCTCAGAGAGCGATTTGACAGCGTATGCATTGAAGTGAACGATATCGCCGCCACGCTGGAAGATGAGGACAGCAAAGTTGAGGTAGATTTTGACAAACTGGAAGAAATCAGGGAACGCCTCAGCAAAATCTACCAACTCCAAAAAAAGCATGGAGTGCAAACAGTGGAAGAGCTGATGACTTTGGAAAAAGAATTGGCGGACAAAGCCTTTCAGATAGGCAACCTCGACGAGGAATTGGAGCAGTTAAAATCTGACACAGAAAACGCTTGGCAAACACTTACCAAAGCAGCAGAACAACTCTCCCAAAAGCGTCAAAAATCTTTTGCGGGATTTGCCAAGGAAATCACGGGACTATTGGTCCATTTGGGCATGGAAAACGCCACTATTGAAATATCACACCGGAAAGTGGATCCTATCGCCACGGGCATGGATGAAGTGGAAATCCTCTTCACCGCCAATAAAGGCGTGAAGCCCCAACCCATCCGTCAAGTGGCTTCAGGTGGTGAATTCTCCAGACTGATGTTTGCCATCAAGTACATCATGGCCGACAAGGTCGCCTTGCCAACCTTGATCTTTGATGAAATCGACACAGGAATCTCCGGTGAAGTAGCCCTTCAAATGGTCAAGATGATGCAGGAAATTGCCAAAAGACACCAGGTAATCTGCATCAGTCACCTTCCACAAGTCGCTGCCAAAGGGGATAAGCACTACTTCGTATACAAAGACAACAGTGCCGCCAAAACCATGAGTAAAATCCGTGCCTTGGACCAGGAAGAACGAATAACGGAAATTGCCAAAATGATCGCAGGAGCCAATCCTTCTGAAAGCGCTGTGCAAAGCGCCATGGATTTACTTAGATAA
- the porD gene encoding type IX secretion system protein PorD yields MGNRLFLLFLFLGVTFQVTAQELNFTVTINSERARTQNKDIFDQMKNSFEQFLNGRSWTNDQYDASERIKGNILVTINDMPQVGYFEATVQIQAVRPVYGTSYETLSFNFVDRNWNFEFKESQPMEFNRYSYLNEITSLLAYYAHIVIGLDYDTFSQEGGEPYFEIANNIVSNALQSGRSGWDQDPGNRRNRYWLIDELYSSQVTRAIREASYLYHRKGLDQLTSNPEDAYKNILQALEKLAEVNNTQPNSILTITFMDAKSDEISKILQNAPLDIQEQAVEHLLQVDPNNARKYNDIL; encoded by the coding sequence ATGGGAAATCGACTCTTTTTACTCTTTCTATTTTTAGGCGTTACATTTCAGGTGACAGCACAGGAGCTCAACTTTACGGTCACTATCAACAGCGAACGTGCGAGAACGCAGAACAAGGATATTTTTGACCAGATGAAAAATTCCTTTGAGCAATTTCTCAATGGACGAAGCTGGACCAACGATCAATACGATGCAAGTGAAAGGATTAAGGGCAATATCCTGGTCACCATAAACGATATGCCACAAGTGGGCTATTTCGAGGCTACTGTCCAAATTCAAGCAGTACGGCCCGTATATGGCACCAGCTACGAGACCTTATCCTTTAATTTTGTGGATAGAAACTGGAACTTTGAATTCAAGGAGTCACAGCCCATGGAGTTTAACAGGTACTCCTACCTAAATGAAATCACATCGCTATTGGCATATTATGCCCACATTGTCATAGGATTAGACTATGATACTTTTTCACAGGAAGGAGGAGAACCCTATTTCGAGATTGCCAACAACATCGTTTCCAACGCCTTACAATCAGGAAGATCGGGCTGGGACCAAGATCCTGGTAACCGACGAAACCGGTATTGGTTGATCGACGAACTCTACAGTTCGCAAGTAACCCGAGCCATCAGGGAAGCCTCCTACCTCTACCACCGAAAAGGTCTGGACCAGCTCACCAGTAATCCAGAAGACGCTTATAAAAACATCCTTCAAGCACTGGAAAAACTCGCTGAGGTCAATAACACCCAACCCAACAGCATACTAACCATTACTTTTATGGATGCTAAATCGGATGAAATCTCCAAAATTCTCCAAAATGCTCCCTTGGACATCCAGGAACAAGCTGTGGAACACCTCCTGCAGGTAGATCCTAACAATGCCAGAAAATACAATGACATCCTGTAA
- the coaBC gene encoding bifunctional phosphopantothenoylcysteine decarboxylase/phosphopantothenate--cysteine ligase CoaBC: MQLQGKRILLGITGSIAAYKAAHLTRLLVKEGAEVQIIMSTSALDFITPLTLSTLSKKPVFHQFHKGETGEWNNHVELGLWADLFIIAPLSASTLSKLANGNSDNLLTATYLSARCPVMMAPAMDLDMYQHPSVVRNLSIAKNYGNILLDAESGELASGLSGQGRMMEPELILQKAIAHFHESHDLTGKTALVTAGPTQEAIDPVRYIGNHSSGKMGVAIAENMAKRGAKVILIMGPSQIKTAHPSITTIPVTSAQEMYDAAVKEHHTTDICVFAAAVADYAPANPAKEKIKKSANELSIQLKKNIDIAASLGEQKSPDQFHVGFALETNHEEENALAKLKKKNFDFIVLNSMQDEGAGFKHDTNKITTYHKTGEKEASPLLSKVDIAALIVDNIVKGL; this comes from the coding sequence ATGCAGCTGCAAGGCAAACGCATATTACTGGGTATTACAGGCAGTATTGCCGCCTACAAAGCAGCTCATCTGACCAGATTATTGGTCAAAGAAGGAGCAGAAGTACAGATCATCATGAGTACTTCTGCTCTTGACTTTATTACCCCTCTCACCCTTTCGACATTATCCAAAAAACCCGTCTTTCACCAATTTCACAAGGGAGAGACAGGTGAATGGAACAACCATGTCGAATTAGGACTTTGGGCAGACCTTTTTATTATTGCCCCTTTAAGTGCCAGCACCCTTTCCAAGCTGGCCAATGGCAATTCAGACAACCTGCTTACCGCCACTTACCTATCAGCTAGATGTCCCGTGATGATGGCTCCCGCCATGGACCTGGACATGTACCAGCACCCATCGGTAGTCCGCAACTTATCCATCGCCAAAAATTACGGTAATATCCTCTTGGATGCCGAAAGCGGAGAATTGGCAAGTGGTCTTAGTGGACAAGGAAGGATGATGGAGCCCGAGCTTATCCTGCAAAAGGCCATTGCGCACTTTCATGAATCACATGACCTTACTGGCAAAACCGCTTTAGTGACTGCAGGCCCGACACAGGAAGCCATCGATCCCGTACGCTACATAGGCAACCATTCCAGTGGAAAGATGGGCGTAGCCATCGCCGAAAACATGGCAAAAAGAGGGGCAAAGGTTATACTTATCATGGGACCAAGCCAAATCAAAACAGCGCATCCATCCATCACTACGATCCCTGTAACCAGTGCCCAGGAAATGTACGATGCAGCTGTAAAAGAACACCACACCACAGACATCTGTGTCTTTGCGGCAGCGGTAGCAGACTACGCGCCTGCCAATCCAGCCAAGGAAAAAATCAAAAAATCCGCCAATGAGCTCAGTATCCAGCTGAAAAAGAACATTGATATAGCAGCGTCCTTGGGAGAACAAAAATCCCCTGATCAGTTTCATGTAGGATTTGCTTTAGAAACCAATCACGAGGAAGAAAATGCCTTGGCAAAGCTAAAAAAGAAAAACTTTGATTTTATTGTGCTCAACTCCATGCAAGATGAAGGAGCGGGTTTTAAACACGACACAAATAAAATCACCACCTACCATAAAACCGGTGAAAAAGAAGCCTCTCCATTATTATCAAAAGTGGACATTGCTGCTTTGATAGTAGACAACATTGTAAAAGGCCTTTAG
- a CDS encoding DNA-directed RNA polymerase subunit omega, with amino-acid sequence MAVNPSIITRDLDKVAEKAGNLYESIHIVSQRAKQISLATKEELNTKLSEFASTVDNLEEVFENKEQIEISKFYERMPKPSTLAMEEFMEDKVHFRKPEEESEDEL; translated from the coding sequence ATGGCAGTTAATCCTTCAATCATCACTAGAGACTTGGACAAAGTAGCCGAAAAAGCCGGCAACCTGTATGAGTCTATCCACATCGTTTCGCAAAGAGCAAAACAAATCTCTTTGGCCACTAAAGAAGAGCTCAACACTAAGCTGTCCGAGTTTGCTTCTACTGTGGACAACTTGGAGGAAGTGTTCGAAAACAAAGAACAAATCGAAATCTCCAAGTTTTATGAAAGAATGCCTAAGCCTTCTACTTTGGCCATGGAAGAGTTCATGGAAGACAAAGTACACTTCAGAAAGCCTGAAGAGGAAAGCGAAGACGAACTATAA
- a CDS encoding outer membrane protein assembly factor BamD — MKNTIKHILLLAMVVSLGACGKFYKLEKSTNWDEVYTAANEYYEKEEYNKAIILYDKVLPVIRGSEKSELAQFNYAYAHFRLKRYIEAASYFNTFYESYSRSPLAEESLFMHAYSLYLDAPDYNLDQQSSREAVSAIQQFINRFPQSDSYERAMGMIDNLQSRFEKKAYEEASMYYRLTEGLFPGQFYLACIVNFQNFAKSYPNSEHNEELAYKLVEVSSAYAERSVFSKKEERLNQALEFGDEFQRKYPKSEYNNDISSLITQTQEELDAHQKTKKQYDELRKLEQEAREKQEQKEKENPDLEQAVTPETGVNSNK; from the coding sequence ATGAAGAACACTATTAAACATATATTGCTATTGGCAATGGTAGTCTCACTTGGGGCTTGTGGTAAGTTCTACAAGCTAGAAAAAAGCACCAACTGGGACGAAGTGTATACTGCTGCCAATGAATACTACGAAAAGGAAGAGTACAATAAAGCCATTATCCTTTACGACAAGGTACTACCGGTCATTCGCGGGAGTGAGAAGTCAGAATTGGCTCAATTCAACTACGCCTATGCCCACTTCAGGCTCAAGCGGTACATCGAAGCGGCAAGTTACTTTAATACCTTCTATGAAAGTTACAGTCGAAGTCCACTAGCAGAGGAATCCCTCTTTATGCATGCCTACTCGCTGTACTTAGATGCCCCTGACTACAACTTGGACCAACAAAGCAGTAGGGAGGCAGTTTCTGCTATCCAGCAATTTATCAACAGGTTTCCCCAGTCCGATTCTTATGAGCGCGCAATGGGGATGATCGACAATCTCCAGTCCCGCTTTGAGAAAAAGGCTTATGAAGAAGCCAGTATGTACTATAGATTGACCGAAGGTCTCTTTCCGGGCCAGTTTTACTTGGCTTGTATCGTCAATTTCCAAAACTTCGCCAAATCATATCCCAATAGTGAGCATAATGAAGAATTGGCTTATAAGTTAGTGGAAGTTAGCTCTGCATATGCAGAACGCAGTGTCTTTAGCAAAAAAGAAGAACGACTTAACCAAGCGCTGGAATTTGGAGATGAGTTTCAAAGAAAATACCCCAAAAGCGAATACAACAATGACATATCCAGCTTGATCACACAGACTCAAGAAGAACTGGATGCTCATCAAAAAACAAAGAAACAATACGACGAGCTTAGAAAACTGGAACAAGAAGCAAGGGAAAAGCAAGAGCAGAAAGAAAAAGAAAACCCAGATCTTGAGCAAGCCGTTACTCCAGAAACAGGAGTTAATTCCAATAAATAA
- a CDS encoding T9SS type A sorting domain-containing protein, with amino-acid sequence MKNFLSLIIFIFTLFQLSSAGAQQVHVLSERAQFTGKINDTQRKSIILQNNADEPKEYVLKFMRGEIGSSQDIKVCIGDQCYDPRQDLAKIKLALAPNEIFTDLYIEFDLGITQTKGTFDLHFSNMDNLRDVFIIEGVYEAFAPEDSEHTNHEDISFGSIYPNPSNRIAQIDYQIKNPNANIKLHVNSVIGNPIEELTLSPQQKTALINVSDFDPGIYFYTLIVNGKNIVTKKFVVKK; translated from the coding sequence ATGAAAAATTTTTTATCGCTAATCATTTTTATTTTCACGTTATTCCAACTGTCTTCAGCTGGAGCACAGCAGGTGCATGTCCTTAGCGAGAGGGCTCAATTTACCGGTAAAATAAACGATACCCAGCGTAAATCAATCATCCTACAAAACAACGCTGATGAGCCAAAGGAATATGTTTTGAAATTCATGAGAGGAGAAATCGGCTCTTCTCAGGATATCAAAGTCTGTATTGGCGACCAATGTTATGATCCGCGACAAGACCTAGCTAAAATAAAGCTCGCCTTGGCCCCTAATGAAATCTTCACCGACTTATACATAGAATTTGACCTGGGCATCACCCAGACCAAAGGCACATTTGACCTGCACTTCTCCAATATGGACAATTTGCGAGACGTGTTTATAATAGAAGGCGTCTACGAAGCATTTGCCCCAGAGGATAGTGAACACACCAATCATGAAGATATTTCGTTCGGCAGCATCTACCCCAACCCGAGCAACCGAATTGCCCAAATTGATTACCAAATAAAAAATCCTAATGCGAACATTAAATTACATGTCAACAGCGTCATTGGCAACCCTATTGAGGAGCTCACCCTATCACCACAGCAAAAGACAGCACTTATCAATGTAAGCGATTTTGATCCCGGGATTTATTTTTACACTTTAATCGTGAACGGTAAAAATATCGTCACCAAGAAGTTCGTTGTCAAAAAGTAA
- a CDS encoding OstA-like protein, with protein MLKKTIKYPLILLCLFLGTLLAHAQNQREFLNINRADSIKNDGTDIQRVLGNVVMTQKEITIYCDSAYYNQKGNKSELFGKVRIENPKDTVTVTSFYADYNGNTQMAKLRDKVVFVKAGTTLYTDFLDYNRRSGVADYFNFGKVVDSTNVLTSQTGRYQTQEEKITFTDNVILVNPEYTLKSNKLYYFTVPKIVETEGLTNIRSEKGDELNAKKGSYYDTQNKQFRFYEGDVENETSRVTGDELFYDENKKYYEGQDNVSIYNKERNIEVFGDVGKYWEEKKYSEVFGNALVQKYFEADTMYMTADTLISKDSEAAENRHMLAFPNTRMIKGEMSGRADSTVYVYADSTIYLYGDPLLWNNKSQISADSIHFLIANEDIDRAFLKDNAFAITTDTIANYNQIKGREMIGYFSDGDMDKLEVEGNGESLYFALENDTTLQGTNSLLCGKIIMYFENGNVAKINHTINPEASFTPPHMLNEENTKLEGFVWRAEERPTMKMIMDWRRPIEQPQNPQNLFNEPNIRLPYPDEDEVQQIIDEWAKSKEKEEK; from the coding sequence ATGCTAAAAAAGACTATCAAATACCCCCTTATCCTACTTTGTTTATTTTTGGGCACCCTCCTGGCCCATGCTCAAAACCAGCGGGAATTTTTAAATATCAACAGAGCTGACAGCATCAAAAACGACGGTACGGACATTCAACGGGTATTGGGCAATGTGGTAATGACACAAAAGGAAATCACTATTTACTGCGATTCGGCATATTACAATCAAAAAGGCAACAAATCTGAGCTTTTTGGTAAAGTCAGAATAGAAAACCCCAAAGACACCGTAACGGTAACCAGCTTTTACGCTGACTACAATGGAAACACCCAAATGGCCAAACTTCGGGACAAGGTGGTTTTTGTCAAAGCTGGAACCACGCTCTACACCGATTTTTTGGATTACAACAGAAGGTCAGGCGTCGCCGATTATTTTAACTTCGGTAAAGTCGTCGACAGCACCAATGTCCTGACCAGCCAAACGGGACGCTACCAAACGCAGGAAGAAAAAATCACCTTCACAGACAATGTCATACTGGTCAATCCAGAATATACACTGAAGTCCAACAAGCTCTATTATTTTACCGTTCCAAAGATTGTCGAAACAGAAGGACTCACCAACATCCGTTCTGAAAAAGGGGACGAGCTCAACGCCAAAAAGGGCAGCTATTATGACACCCAAAACAAGCAATTCCGCTTCTATGAAGGAGATGTAGAAAACGAAACCTCCAGAGTAACGGGGGACGAGCTCTTTTACGATGAAAACAAAAAGTACTACGAGGGACAAGACAATGTAAGTATTTACAACAAGGAAAGAAACATCGAAGTATTTGGGGATGTAGGCAAATACTGGGAAGAAAAAAAATATTCCGAAGTATTCGGCAATGCGTTGGTCCAAAAATATTTTGAAGCTGACACCATGTACATGACCGCTGACACGTTGATCAGCAAAGACAGTGAAGCAGCTGAAAACCGCCACATGCTGGCTTTCCCAAACACCCGCATGATCAAAGGCGAAATGTCCGGTAGGGCAGACAGCACCGTTTACGTATATGCAGACTCTACCATCTACCTCTACGGGGATCCGTTATTATGGAACAACAAGAGCCAGATATCTGCTGACAGCATTCACTTTCTTATTGCCAATGAAGATATTGACAGGGCTTTTCTGAAGGACAATGCCTTTGCCATCACCACTGACACCATTGCCAATTATAACCAAATCAAAGGCCGGGAAATGATCGGGTATTTTTCAGATGGTGATATGGATAAATTGGAAGTGGAAGGAAACGGAGAATCCCTCTACTTCGCATTGGAAAATGACACCACCTTACAGGGGACCAACTCCTTACTGTGCGGCAAAATCATCATGTACTTTGAAAACGGAAATGTAGCCAAAATCAACCACACTATCAATCCGGAAGCATCCTTCACCCCTCCCCATATGCTCAATGAAGAAAATACCAAGCTAGAGGGTTTTGTATGGAGGGCAGAAGAGCGGCCCACCATGAAAATGATCATGGATTGGCGACGACCAATCGAACAACCCCAAAACCCTCAAAACTTGTTCAATGAGCCCAACATCCGCCTCCCCTATCCGGATGAAGATGAAGTCCAACAGATTATCGACGAATGGGCTAAAAGCAAAGAAAAAGAAGAAAAATAG
- the tilS gene encoding tRNA lysidine(34) synthetase TilS, producing the protein MNDKINQKWYFWIMLDQFISHIRTKNLLDAHKRYLLAMSGGIDSVALAWLLKKAGVSFCVAHCNFGLRGLESDGDEQFVRSLAKAHGVEVFVERFDTKAYAVSKGVSTQMAARDLRYAWFAKLVHKHRFGGVVVAHHADDQLETVLLNLMRGTGIEGIYGMAEIREQVIRPLLPFSREQLTEFMARENLTWREDSSNSQSDYKRNFIRNEVLPLMKGYDSGVGEKLKMSFERMKDTGKAFFYLYDEWKKKAVGQEGKLLYMEKSSLENVPGRSSLLYYWLRDYGFNPVQVDDMLAVMWSGEVGQQFVSTDYLVNIDREYLLLGRRQEAFAELEFAKTDVALSFEDKEYDVLILQGETALDVRKENAMLDRETMVFPLTLRKWQEGDRFRPLGMKKFKKISDFLIDLKVPIIVKNNVKVLTDAEGNVIWVVGYRVDDRFKVTSTTKKVMYFKLK; encoded by the coding sequence ATGAACGACAAAATTAATCAAAAATGGTATTTTTGGATTATGCTTGACCAGTTTATCAGTCATATACGGACAAAAAATCTTTTAGATGCCCATAAGCGTTATTTGTTGGCCATGAGTGGTGGTATTGACAGTGTTGCTTTGGCATGGTTGCTCAAAAAAGCAGGAGTTTCATTTTGTGTGGCCCATTGTAATTTTGGGTTACGGGGGCTTGAAAGCGATGGTGATGAGCAATTTGTCAGGAGCTTGGCCAAAGCCCATGGGGTGGAGGTTTTCGTAGAGCGTTTTGATACCAAGGCCTATGCTGTATCAAAGGGCGTGTCCACACAGATGGCTGCAAGAGATCTCAGGTATGCGTGGTTTGCGAAGCTGGTGCATAAGCACCGGTTCGGGGGCGTGGTCGTGGCCCATCATGCAGATGACCAGTTGGAAACGGTGCTTCTAAACCTCATGCGTGGCACTGGTATCGAGGGTATTTATGGCATGGCGGAAATCAGGGAGCAGGTGATCAGACCACTTCTTCCCTTTTCACGAGAGCAATTGACCGAGTTTATGGCGAGGGAAAACCTCACATGGAGAGAGGATAGTTCCAATAGCCAAAGTGACTATAAACGGAATTTTATCCGAAATGAGGTATTGCCGCTGATGAAGGGGTACGATAGCGGAGTTGGAGAAAAGTTGAAGATGAGCTTTGAGCGAATGAAAGATACCGGGAAGGCTTTTTTTTACCTTTACGATGAATGGAAGAAAAAAGCAGTTGGCCAAGAAGGGAAGCTCCTGTATATGGAAAAATCTTCTTTGGAGAATGTCCCGGGAAGATCCAGTCTTTTATATTACTGGTTGCGGGATTATGGTTTTAATCCTGTACAGGTGGATGATATGTTGGCGGTGATGTGGTCTGGAGAAGTGGGGCAGCAATTTGTCTCGACAGATTATCTGGTCAATATCGACCGGGAATATTTATTGTTGGGAAGGAGACAGGAAGCTTTTGCGGAGCTTGAATTTGCCAAGACTGATGTCGCACTTTCGTTTGAAGACAAAGAATACGATGTGCTCATCCTGCAGGGAGAAACGGCCTTGGACGTTAGAAAGGAGAATGCCATGCTCGATAGGGAAACGATGGTGTTTCCGCTGACGCTACGCAAATGGCAGGAAGGTGACCGGTTTAGGCCACTGGGAATGAAAAAATTTAAGAAAATAAGTGATTTTTTAATAGATTTGAAAGTACCTATAATTGTCAAAAATAACGTAAAGGTGCTTACAGATGCCGAAGGGAATGTGATTTGGGTGGTAGGTTATCGAGTGGATGACCGATTTAAGGTAACTTCTACCACTAAAAAGGTAATGTATTTCAAGTTAAAATAG
- a CDS encoding Crp/Fnr family transcriptional regulator, with protein MLNPFKRTYTEEELKVFEFLSRTQFFNYLKYSDMYRFLPAIHYRKYLKDEVVFFRNDPSQALYIVKSGTISLNVDVRESFETIFKVREEVAFGENSLLDDAKRIYTAVVESEEAELMVIPNYAIKEIFDSSPKVKAKMLTSLANYYDTRNHQLFSSYRKSFGFFNLSQMFE; from the coding sequence ATGCTTAATCCTTTTAAGAGGACGTATACTGAAGAAGAGTTAAAGGTTTTTGAGTTTTTGTCAAGAACCCAGTTTTTCAATTACCTGAAATATTCAGATATGTACCGGTTTCTGCCAGCGATTCATTACCGCAAGTACCTGAAAGATGAGGTGGTGTTTTTCAGAAATGACCCAAGTCAAGCGCTTTATATTGTTAAGAGCGGCACAATCAGCCTAAATGTGGATGTTAGGGAGAGTTTTGAGACTATATTTAAGGTGCGGGAAGAGGTGGCTTTTGGAGAAAATTCCCTTTTGGATGATGCAAAAAGAATCTATACGGCAGTGGTAGAATCAGAAGAGGCCGAACTTATGGTGATACCCAATTATGCGATCAAAGAGATTTTTGACAGCTCTCCAAAAGTGAAAGCCAAAATGTTGACCTCTTTGGCCAATTACTACGATACGAGAAATCACCAATTGTTCTCATCCTACCGTAAGTCTTTTGGTTTTTTTAATCTCAGCCAAATGTTTGAATGA
- the mdh gene encoding malate dehydrogenase, which yields MTKVTVVGAGNVGATCADVLAYREIAEEIVLVDIKEGVAEGKALDIWQKAPINAYDSRTVGSTNDYAKTAGSDVVVITSGLPRKPGMTRDDLIETNAGIVKSVTENVIKHSPEAIIIIVSNPLDVMTYQAHITSKMPRTKVIGMAGILDTARYRAFLAEALDVSPKEIQAILMGGHGDTMVPLPRYTTVAGIPVTELIEKDKLDAIIERTKFGGGELVKLMGTSAWYAPGSAAAQMVEAILKNQRRVFPVCIKLDGEYGIDDCYLGVPVILGKNGVEKVIELDLNEEEKALLETSRSHVKEVMKVLESVSSK from the coding sequence ATGACTAAAGTAACCGTAGTTGGAGCTGGTAATGTGGGCGCTACTTGTGCTGACGTATTGGCCTACAGAGAAATTGCTGAAGAGATCGTATTGGTAGATATCAAAGAGGGTGTTGCCGAAGGGAAGGCGCTTGATATTTGGCAGAAAGCCCCCATCAACGCATATGATAGCAGAACAGTAGGGAGTACAAATGATTACGCCAAAACAGCAGGCTCTGATGTCGTAGTGATCACTTCAGGATTGCCGCGTAAGCCAGGCATGACCCGTGATGACCTGATCGAGACCAACGCAGGAATTGTTAAGTCAGTTACTGAAAATGTGATCAAGCATTCCCCTGAAGCCATTATCATCATTGTTTCCAATCCATTGGATGTGATGACTTATCAGGCGCACATTACTTCCAAAATGCCTCGTACCAAAGTCATTGGTATGGCGGGTATCTTGGATACAGCGCGTTACCGTGCATTCTTGGCAGAAGCGCTTGATGTGTCCCCTAAGGAAATCCAAGCGATCCTAATGGGTGGACATGGAGATACTATGGTGCCACTACCAAGATACACCACGGTAGCAGGTATTCCAGTGACTGAACTGATCGAAAAGGATAAATTGGATGCCATCATCGAGAGAACCAAATTCGGTGGCGGAGAGCTAGTGAAGCTGATGGGTACTTCTGCTTGGTATGCTCCTGGATCAGCCGCAGCCCAAATGGTGGAAGCAATCTTGAAAAACCAACGTAGAGTATTTCCTGTTTGTATTAAACTGGATGGCGAGTATGGAATTGATGATTGCTACTTGGGTGTTCCGGTTATCCTTGGTAAAAACGGTGTGGAGAAAGTTATTGAACTCGACCTTAATGAAGAAGAAAAAGCACTTCTTGAGACTTCCAGAAGTCACGTAAAAGAAGTGATGAAGGTATTGGAAAGTGTCAGTTCTAAATAA